TCGGACGTCTCGATGTCGAGATCGGCCGGAAAACCACTTCCGTTGTCGGTCACCAGCAGCCTGCGTGCGAGCGCGTTGCCGCTCAGCCGCACCGTGATCAGGCCTTTCGGCTGGCCTGTAAAACCGTGTTTGACCGAGTTCGCGATCAGCTCGTTGACGATCAGACCGATCGGAATTGCCTGGTCGACGCTCACCTCGCGCACGCTTTCGTCGACGTGCACGTCGACGTGGCACTCGCCGTGGCCGAGATAGCGGATCACCTGCTGCGCGAGCGTGTCGAGGTAACGCGCGAGATCGACATGGGCGAGGTCTCCCGAGCGGTAGAGCTGCTCGTGGACGAGCGCCATGGCGCGGATCCGGACTTCGCTTTCATGAAAGATTTCGCGCGTGTCGTCGTCGCGGCTGCGATCGCCCTGAAGGCTCAGCATCGACGAGATGATCTGCAGGTTGTTCTTCACGCGGTGGTGGATTTCGCGCAGCAGGATCTCTTTCTCCACGAGCGAGCGCTCGATCTGTCTTTCGGCTGCGAGGCGGTCGGTGACGTTTTCCATGACGAACACGTAACCCGTAGGTACGCCGCCCTCTTCACGAAGCGGGGCTGCAGACACGCGCACCGGAATGTGGCCGCCATCCGGCCGGCACAGCTCGAACGTGCGAGGAGAATCGCTGTAGCGCGGCAGGCCGACCGGCGCGCGCCGCAGATCGGGCAGCAACGTCTCGATGAGCTTTCCGTGAAGCTCGGATTCACTCGCGCCGAGCTCTTCAAGACAGCGCGGATTGGCGGTCACGACGCGGCCTTCGGCATCGGTGGCGATCAGCATGTCGGCCATCGAGCGCAGCACGTTGTCGAAATAGTCCTTGGACACCGTCGTCGTGCGCAGCGTTGCGGCCATTTCGTCGAACGCGCGCGAGAGATCGCCGATCTCGTCGCGGCGCTCGAGCGCGTCCGATTGCACCAGCTCGCCGCGACCGATGCGTCGGGCGCGCGATGCGAACGCGACGACCGGACGCGA
The sequence above is drawn from the Candidatus Limnocylindrales bacterium genome and encodes:
- a CDS encoding histidine kinase dimerization/phosphoacceptor domain -containing protein, which translates into the protein MRLRGQYTMVIGGLVCASLLVLGAALLAEQRRYAEEISSVASSNLSDTLERQIEKHGISLASALAERLVTPLYHNDYRQISHEAAELRSYPDVLTASVVDGRGMLIRESGVPPDGDDSRQAVPWVREALETGKPSSRRDGRTLRVAAPAVLENHVIGAALVDLAMDGIRSDIQLEQARLDGLIRSQSTAFSLTGIALGIVLVTVSVLSAIGVAGGLSRPVVAFASRARRIGRGELVQSDALERRDEIGDLSRAFDEMAATLRTTTVSKDYFDNVLRSMADMLIATDAEGRVVTANPRCLEELGASESELHGKLIETLLPDLRRAPVGLPRYSDSPRTFELCRPDGGHIPVRVSAAPLREEGGVPTGYVFVMENVTDRLAAERQIERSLVEKEILLREIHHRVKNNLQIISSMLSLQGDRSRDDDTREIFHESEVRIRAMALVHEQLYRSGDLAHVDLARYLDTLAQQVIRYLGHGECHVDVHVDESVREVSVDQAIPIGLIVNELIANSVKHGFTGQPKGLITVRLSGNALARRLLVTDNGSGFPADLDIETSDSLGLKLVQALTEQLGGHLTMATDGGAKCIVDLPALAQTAGVDDVSIEDSEAVAPGRPRKAVAS